The nucleotide window CAAAGGGGGTAAGATCCTTTCCAACTGAATTGGAAGAAGGAGCGAACATTGCTAAAATTGTTGAAAAGACATTGGCTCTACTTAGCCCTTCTAGATCTAAGAATCTCATCACACAGGGTGATGATGATGTCTTGATCACTGGATCTGCTCCAAGCACTCCACGTGAGTTGTTCCACTCAAAGTGTGGTGTAAGAGAAAATCTGCGGTTTGCTCCACCATCCACGACGGTTATCCAAGCAATGGTGactaatacttcaactgttgAAGAAAAACTTGCAAATTTAACAAAGGTAATTGAAGGGTAAACGAAGAATATGCAAGATCAAGATAATCAAATTGTCAACTGACAAATAGAGTTGAAAGCATGATGGAGGGAGATTCAAGTCATGCATCTAAAAAGCTCCCAATGATGCAAGATAAAGGAGACTCATCTGCAAGGCAAACAACGGCTCCTAAAGAATTTCAAATTTCATCTGATGGGGTTATTCCCATTGACCAATTGAAAGACTTCATTATGGGAACCATCAAAGATAAGTATGATGTTGCTGCCAAGTCTTCTCTCGCATATGCAAAGCCATACACTACGAGGATTGATAGTTTGAAGATGCATGCAGGTTATCAACCCCTAAAATTTCAACAATTCGATGGTAAAGGAAATCCGAAGCAACACATTGCACACTTCGTCGAAACTTGTAATAATGCTGGAACCTATGGAGATTATCTTGTCAAGTAGTTTGTCCGTTccttaaaaggaaatgcttttaaTTGGTACACTGATCTCGAGGCTGGTTTCATCGATAGCCGGGAGCAACTTGAACATGAATTTATCAATCTCTTTTATAGCACAAGGCGCACTGTAAGTATGGTTGAACTCACACACATGTGTCAATGGAAAAATGAACTAGTTGTTGATTTCATCAATCGATGGAGGAATGCGAACCTCAATTGTAAAAGATAGACTTAGTGAAGCTTCTGGAATAGAAATGTGTATCCAAGAAATGCATTGGGGACTTCGCTACATCCTACAGGGTATCAAGCCTAAGTTTTTTGAAGAATTGGCTACACGTGCTCATGATATGGAGCTAAGTATGTCTTCAAGTGGAAATCATGGGCCACCTGCTTATGAACCTCGCAAAGTGAATGATAAACACTAAATAAAGAAATGAGGCAAGTTTGTGCCGAAGTCTGAGAGTAAGGAATCAATGAATGTTAATGACTAGCCATTAAAGGTCACTACAAAAGTGAGTAAGAAGCAAAGTGTGAAGATAAAGTCCTTACAGGATAAAGTTGGCCGAAAGTTAACTTTGAAGGAAATGCAAGCGAAAGAATATCCATTTTTGGACTCCGATGTCCCAGCGATTTTTAAAGAACTCCTTGAGTTGAAACTCATTGAGCTACCAGAAATGAAGCGGCCAGACGAAGCTGGAAATACTAATAATCCAAATTATTGCAAGTACCATCGGTTGATTAGCCACCCTATTGAAAAGTGCTTTGTCTTCGAGGAGAAAGTCATGGACTTGGCCGCTGAAGGAAAAATCTTGCTTGAGGATGAGAAAGACAGTTCGAATCAAGTCTCTTTCATTTTAGTCCACTTGATCCCATTGTCCTTTGCAATTTTGTCAAAGTACATTTATGTGATGACATCCAAACTGCATCATCACCAAATATGATTAAACTTGGTGACTTTGAACCTATCGATGTGAGCAAACCATTGCTTCACCCTATGTCTTATAAACTAATAGTGGAGGAAAGATCTCAAGAGAAAGGTGAATATCGTGATGATCAAactgatgatgaaggttggattCTTGTGACTCGGCGAAGATGCTGCAAGACAAATTCACAAAGGGAGTCAAATAAACAGTTGACTAGGgtaaaaatagtgaaaaaacccaagaagaaaatgatgaagaagaactgGAAGAAAGCAAAAATGGCGGAGAATCACTATCAAAGGCTACGTTGTCCAGTGACATTGGAGGACCCGCGAGCTTTCTATGAATATATCAAGGCCTTATGTTGTAAGATAGATGAAGAAGAGACAAAGAATGAGGATCCATCATTGCTGCCACCTCCATTGCCTGAACAACTCACTGGGAATTCTGAAGAAGTGGACATTTGTAATGCAAAAATCACATTTACTAATGATGATATTTTGCTTGGTGAAACACACCATAATCTCCCCCTATTTATGGTTGGCTTTGTGAGAGAACAGAGAATAAGTAGAATCTTGATCGATGATGGGTTTGGCGTCAATATTCACCCAATTCGTACTGTCAAAGAGCTTGGCATACCGATGAATGAACTATGTGAAAGTTGTTTGATGATTCAAGGGTTCAATCAAGGGGGGCAAAGAGTTATAAGGGCTATCAAATTGGAAATAAATATGGGAGATTTGCATTCGAGTTCATGGATGCACGTGATCGATGCaaaaaaatcatataatatcttgttaggaaggccgtggatacacgAGAACAAAGTGGTTTCATCCACCTACCATCAGTGCTTGAAATAATGCGAAGGTGGGGTCGAaaagaagatagttgctgatgatAAACCCTTTACCGAGGCTGAATCAAACTTTGCCGATGAAAAATTCTACTTAAAGAATTATGTCTCAAAGGAGGGTAACATTAATGATGTGATGTGGACCAAAAGTGTTGTAAAGAAGGTTGATATCACAACTAGCAAGGAAAAGATTACAGTTGAAAAAGATCAGGTGCTTCATGATAGGAACAAGATGAATGAGTCATCTTCAAGTAAGAAAGTGACTCTTGTTCTTCGCTATGTCCCAAAGGCAAGGAAAGTTGAAGATCTATCTTCTGAATTACAAGGTAAGGTGTTAGGAGACTTTACCCTTCCTATCAAGTGAATTGATGCAATTAAGTCGTCTACAAAGTTGCTTAAAGGGTTTGTCAAATCATCAAGCCACAATTCGCTTCTAAATATAGCACTTTCTGCAAAGCGCAAAAATGAGGGCTTTGACCCAAACGCCTACAAGTTGTTAGCAAAAGCTAGATATGATCCCAACGAACCATCCAAGTTGGGAAAGCTCCCGCCTGAAGCTTCAAACCCAACTCAAAAGATTATGATGGAGAAAGGGTACCCACTAAAGCAATCACGTGAAAGATTGGGTTACAAACAACCCCCGCCAATCTGTATCTCCATTAAAAGGGCAAGTTGTAACTACATTACTGCTAAAGAAGTGTCTATGATGCTTAATAAGAAGCCTTCTGTGTTTGATCAACTTACGAAGCCAAGGACCTCAGTCTTTGATAGGTTGGGACCATTGAAGAAGGAAAACAAGCGTCATGGAAGTGATAGAAGGATTGGAGCACCTATCTTCGCTAAAAAGGAGATTTTGACCACAGACTGCCCAAGTCTgattccttctagaatgaggtgAGAGACCAAACTTGTAGTTTCATACGAAGAGGTCCTCAAAGCAAAGACTCATACTATAGTACACACTAAAGAACATGATGAACATGAAGAAAGTGTGGGGTCATCATATCATATCACCATTCATGATGAACAAAATGCTTCATCTTATACGGAAGTCGAGGAAAAATGCCTTGATATTCATGTATGTCATCACATATCTTTCAATGATGGTGATCCTCAAGAGGATAAAGACGCTAAAGATGCACCACTTGAGCTTGAAGAAGGGGTGAAGACAACGGTTGATGCGCTAAAAAAAGTCAATCTCGGAGTAGTTGAAGATCCAAAGCCCACATATGTCAGTGCCTCTCTAACTAATGATAAAGAGGGCAAATATATTAAGCTACTTAAGGAGTTAAAAGACGTATTTGCTTGGAGCTACAAAGAAATTCCAGGTTTAGACCCCAAGGTGGTTGCTCATCATCTTGCTGTTAGACGAGGTGCTCGTCCTGTGAAGCAAGCACAACATCGCTTCAGACCTGAACtgttcccttgattgaaaccgAAGTTAACAAGCTTATTGAGGCTGGTTTTGTTCGTGAAGTTAAGTATCCTACATGGATTTCAAGCATCGTCCCTGTAAGAAAGAAGAATGGCCAAATCCGAGTTTGTGTTGACTTTAGGGACCTAAATAACGCTTGCCCTAAGGATGAATTTCCTCTTCCTATCCCTGAGTTCATGATTGATGCAATGACTGGATACGAGGCGATATCTTTCATGGATGGTTCATCTGGATATAATCAAATTCGCATGGCATCGAAGGATGAAGAACTTACTGCCTTTCGCACCTCTAAAGGTATAtactgctacaaggtaatgccttttggtttgaagaatgctggtgctacATATCAACGTGCCatgcagaatatttttgatgACATGCTTCATAAAAATGTGGAGTGTTATGTTGACGATTTTGTGGTAAAGTCAAGGAAGAAATATGGTCACTTGCAAGATTTGAGGATGGTATTTGAACGGCTTCGGAGGTACCAACTCAGAATGAATCCATTGAAGtgcgcctttggagttacttctgggaAGTTCCTCGGTTTTATTGTTCGACACCGAGGTatcgaaattgatcaagctaAGGTGGATGCTATCTTGAAAATGCCCGAGCCTAAGGATATTCATGAATTAAAAAGGCTTACAAGGTAAGTTGGCATATCTTAGAAGATTTATTTCAAATATGGCTGGAAGATGCCAACCATTTAGTcacctcatgaagaaaggggttcCTTTTGAATAGGACCAAACTtgcagaaatgcttttgaaagcatTAAGTCTTATCTGATGAAACCTCTAGTACTGGCAGCCCCCATACCTGGAAAGCCATTAATATTATTCATTTCAGCACAGGAAAGGTCAGTAGGAGCGCTTCTAGCTCAAGGAAACagtgaaggaaaagaaaatgcaCTTTATTACTTGAGTAGGATGATGCCTACAAATGAGCTCAAGTATTCACCTATCGAGAAGTTATGTTTGGCACTCGTCTTCTCTATTCAGAAGCTGAAGCATTACTTCCACGCTCACATTGTGCGACTCGTCTCAAGAGCGAATCCTATCAAGTTTGTCATGTCTAAACCAGTGCTAAGTGATCGATTAGTAAGgtggtacctccaatttcaacaatttgaaattaTGTATGTTCCTCAAAAGGCGGTTAAAGGACAAGCATTAGCGGACTTCCTAGCTGACCATCCAATTCCAGATGATTAGGAGTTGTCTGATGAATTGCCTGATGAATATGCAATGGTCATAGAAATTCAACCTCCTTGGAAGATGTATTTTGATGGCGCTTTACATCTTGAAGGAGATGGCGCTGGAATAGTGTTTATCACTTCTCAAGGAGAAGTTTTGCCATATTCTTTCACTCTGACACAACAATGCTCCAATAATGTTACTGAATATCAAGCGctcatacttgggcttgaaatggctatgGATATCAAACAATTGTAACTACAAGTTTTTGGAGACTCTAAGTTAGTGATCAATCAGATTTTGGATAGCTATGAGGTCAAGAAGCAAGAATTGGTGCCATATCACAAATATGTTCAAAGATTGGAAAGTTGATTTGGAGAGGTAACCATTCAAACACGTGCCGAGAAaggaaaataagagagctgatgcaTTAACAGACTTAGCTTCTACATTATCTTTACCTGATCAAACACAAGTCGTTGTTTTCCAAAGATGGGTAGTTCCTCCACCAAATGATTATGAGGAAGAAGAAAGCGAAGTTGAGTATCCTACTTCCGTTCTTGAGGTTGAAATTGAAGATTGGCAACAACCATTAATTGATTATCTTTGTTATGGGATATTACCGGGAAATCCCCGAAGGAAGACAGAAATCTGAAGGAGAGGCCCACGTTTTCTTTATTATAAGAATACACTCTACTAACGATCATTTATGGAGTGCTCCTATGTTGTTTGGGAGATGATGAATCCCTTCAAGACCTGCAAGAAGCATATTCTGGAGTATGCGGTGCGCACCAATTTGGGCCAAAACTtcacttccatataaaaataaTGGGGTATTATTGGCCAAGCATGGTAAAAGATTGTTTAGATTACGCTCGAAGGTGTAAAGCTTGCCAGTTCCATGCTAACTTCATACATCAACCACCTAAAgtatgtaacaccccgtaaaaaTTCGActtaggtatgaatgagttaaaggagtagtaaggatatattttgatcatgtgaagtcccatcgggatgattatgggtgaaaataattatttcaaaatcaagatggaaagtgaggtgcataagatttgacaaaatcgactaagtttgtagaAGGTTCGTATTCCAGCAGGTTTTAGTGAAAATTTGTAAGGAATTTTGGAAAATTCAAAGCATaaaagttgtaggcctttgaaatatctttccaacaatatattgtataTTCCAAACAGAgctttgtacaaaatgttattcCCATTTTACAGAGAGGTGTGCAACCACAGCGGTCATGCCGCGTtttaccgcggccgcggtggcgaGGCAGCGTCTCAGCCATTTACCGCAGTCAGGATCGTGGCCGCGGTGGCGAGGCAGTGTCTCAGCAATTTACTATGGTCAGGACCGCGGCCGCGCCAACCAGGATGCAGTGGATGACTTGGGAAGTTGTTTTTAGCCCTATTTTgtcccccacagccccaaaacataaaaacttgctctacaaaggaaaactctcaaaaacctaactcctcaaGGGTCCTtccaccatccaaggtaagttctaatggtgattctaagttaattttaattttccaacatcttattaacatgggtaaaccctccatatcattagatattcgatttgGGACaccattgttgagagaagaaaccctagaactcgaattcaagaagattgaacgtcaaaaaggtaatatcttcaccctctagttgattctatcattgaattaatgattatagactctatttCCTAatatatgagttgatgggtttcatagaaaagcatgaacggtgataggtttgggttgttgataGGTTATTATTGGTTATGGGTGTTGATTACCTTAtaggtgataaagaataatgttgtttataactatttgagactttagaatttatctaagagcaagagaatgggttattgggtgtagaaacaccattaataagggctatgaagctttatgccaacaagtgtttgataaaatgcctaggtgaccaaaatatgagtattattgctaatatggaatccttTTGACTTGTATTtatatagattgaagttgaaagggtcgatgaatgttgtattacgctcaagaacaggaagttaaggtatgtgaggctaactctctatgtttgggaatattaatgattctccctacactacgtttcttttacgacgtatcaattgccttagaaatatagttaagcctagttccttgaatagttgtagaacttctattctctagcttcataactcattcatgactatcattctgaacgttgtgagctcagtgcttattcaatatagacttgggtttaaTGCCCtcgagtcttagtatagattactcagtatgccataaatagttgaagtttcagtgtttaTAATctgttcaagaatacatgtctcagtctagtccgatttagtattccagtattatgtaactcagtgtgatccaatattctagtattatgtaactcaatgtgattcagtgtttcactatcatatattgcagtatgattctcagttcctgattttaaatccctgaatgttgaacacttgtatttaggcctgaggctgcagtttatgctttatgcatctttgggcctgaggacgcagtttatgctttatgagGTCGTAGtcatgtatacgtatacttgggcccaggccgcagcttgtgcacatatatatattgggcctgaggccgcagtttaatattcagataaacaggttgttcatcattcagaagagggagtattcatatccttactttctttcagttcaattattagttaccgttcagttatcagctatcatatcagttaccagttatcagttcagttatcagttatcagttcaattaccagttatcagttcaattatcagttatcatttttgtttcaatttgaatatttatcatttcagttatcaattataaattctcagttattagcttagtttcagtttcagcatttataattctttctttcagttgctttacataccagtacaattcaaatgtactgccgtcccttttgcccggggcctacatctcacgatgcaggtaatgatttacaggttgatgattcagagcgctaggattctcgtatcagctatttggtgatccccagttctttcggggcattatcattactacaGTCTTCAGTATTCACATACAGTTAGTGTTTTCAGTACTcaaatagaggcttcatagactagagtaacagtaaGACAAAGTCACAGGCTTTTtatattaagctatgttggctacaaatatgtttcagaattatattagtatttccgcactttgatttatatcatccagactttcagtatatcagcatgtgttagtttatcttctgcattcagtatgttatgataccacatgttgattcagccagccagttagTTCgttcggtcacatgtagtcaggaaCCGAGTGTCATGTtatgtccaggcccaggttcgaggcgtgacaaagcttggtatcagagcactaggttcaagagtcctagggagtctatgaagcagtgtctagtagagtttcctttatatgtgtgtgccagccactcatataaatggttaactaccaagacatccaAGATTGTCTCATTtatttctactctagatcgtgccatgaatCTTAGAGAAATAGGTAACCTTTTCTTCATATCGAATTCCAAACGTATTGGATGCCCAAGCGACGCGCAGGAGAAACCTAAAGTCCTAGagaggataatttcccattgaggtataattatggagtacaggTTGGTAAATACGAGACTTTAGAGGATGTCaaaagtgggatgcaatggatagtgttacagattagagcataaccttatcagaaagtatAAAAGCAGTTATCATGCCGGTATTCATTTATATGTTTACTAGATATCCAATTTTTAGTGTATCAAAATTCTGGTGACGGGTGAGTAATATAGTAATGCCTATGGGTTctcaaagaaaatgtaagtaaGAATGGTTATAGCTAAATCTTCGCATATTTTAGGTCCGGATTAAGATCCAAGAATCGTCGGATGGTGCAGTAAGTGATTTATCAGATGATGGTATACTCTAAAGGATAAGTTTGTGTATGGTAATCGCATGTGTTTTACCTCAGAaaactatttcttttaattttgaaaatggatacacaagttggatgatgatagttgAGATGTCAGACCCTAGCATTGGTCATTATAGTTTTGGGcagaaaagagcctaagggcaaaatacctaggagtcagaaacatttgttattaccaaagatgtgatttcgtacaattcatgcaaatgactagaagatatgatgtatgaaatgagaaccaagagcagccaatagtgaatttcagggaatgattttaagttgttcatatttattcaaatcagaactagAAAGTACCATGTTAGTGAATTTATATACGATGTggctattattgtgagataaaagatatgacagTTCCCCCTTGATGTGACTATGTGTTTAGGTTGGAGGTTTATAATCtgatatgattttgaagtgtatagaaagtttggggttagatattccaattttgtATAAGACAAATGAATTTTCCCTAAGTGCGATTCATGTGCATAGTTCAAAAAGAATAATAGTCACGACAAAAGAATATGGTCAGATGATGAGGGAAGTTAGGAGTAACCTTATTCTTCattttagttattcaaagcaggggaagaaaatatgatgctagcaggtggttagaAAAAGGATATTAAGTAAGTGTTGAGTAGATACAACAAATTAGCAATTTCACCAGAGCTAGTAGAGGTACAATTTGATTCATTTAGCCAGGTTATCTCTAGCGATGGATGGCAGTTTGAAATACCGAACTCATGTAttagaacccaaagagtttaagttaaactcgAAGTACAGTGGCAGTGGGAAAAAATTAGCTAGGCAGTGAGAGAGAAAACtatagaagaatagcctttaggaatttttgtaataTGGTTTCTCCAGGATTGACAGTGTGAGTAGAGTTAAATCAttaagattgtgtatgatagttgtgaatacattaaCTTTCCGTTAAGTGAATAATTtcgtttttcctagtaagaaagatttctcaaaagtaagttggaagatgagtcgtcattgacgtagagtgcaaagaattgcagaaaataaggaaagttatttggatctcaacaaaaaggaaaaggatccacaagtataagacctttggtctaaggggtgTGAAAACCATCAGTAAgtccagatggagatttgaaactcgaatagttagcatgggatatgaaaagaaaatcagtttggtaatgagggaaaattgtataattaccacatggattatgtctagcatgtgtaagaaaaataaagtgagtagaatgatcaccgagcttagttattgatgataaagtgaGCACAGTAAAGCTATAAAATCATGCCCAGTTATGTATCACAAGGGTAGTGCCATCACATGAGACTTAGGAGTATagacttagctcacaacaattctataagtgttttcaggaagtgcTTAAGAAGATAATCAAGTGTGAGAAGTATAACTCATGATCGAAATAGATAAGACAACTCTGGTGAAAGAAGTTCACCGCTTAGCCTAGCTAGGAGTTCAATTTACGTACTCCAAAGATAGTAGAGTTGTTGTCTAGAATATGACTTGTCCCCCCTTAGTAGGCGAAGTGAAGAAGAAATAgttgatgatccctacttgttgtagttgaaagaggggattcacagTCATAAAATGATAGCTTTGGAATAAGGGGGAGATGATAGTGCTTTGCGGTACCACGACAGATTGTGTGTTCCAGACATAGATGGACTTAAAGAGGGAAGATCATGCTAGAAGCCCAAAATTTCAGGTATTCTATTTACTCAGGTACCACAAATATGTATCATGGTcttaaggagatttattggtggaacgacatgaaaaagGACATTGCAGACTTTATGGACAAGTATCCGAATTATCAGtaagtgaaagtcgagcagcagAAAACCCAATGTTTTATCACAGAATACACATATTttgagtggagatggtaaatatgggCCTTATAATAGGATTATATTGCTCATTTTGAAAGCATGATTTGTATAGCCGaaggtgtagatcaccaattggttggtCGAAAGTTGGTGAAAGGGAGTTGATGGGACCAAATTTGGTCTATCAGACTATagagaaagttaagttgattcaagagcatttGAAGATAACTCAGAgccgccaaaagtcctattcgaatgtgcggcatagagacctagagtttcaagttgatgattggctATTTCTGAAAGTTTTGCCTGTGAAAGGCATTgtgagatttgagaagaagggAAAGCATAGTCCCTActatattgggccatatagaatcttgcgaaggatcggtcaattagcttatgagttggagttgCCACCAGAATTAGTGGTGGTACAACCAGTATTTCGTGTGtaatgttataacattcaagtttccgCTCAAATACTCATGCCAGTTCAgtactcaaatactcatgtcagttcagtactcagatactcatgtcagtttagtactcagatactcatgccagttcagtactcagatactcatgtcagttcaataCTCAGATATTCAAGTCAGTTCAATACTCAGCTACTCATATCAATCTAATACTTAGATATTCATGTCAGCTTAGTACTTAGATATGATGTTATTTCAATACCCAAATATTCGTGCAAGTTTaatattcatatatccatgttagttcaATATTCACGTATCCATGGCAGACCAATATCCAGTTAATGCAGTAgtcattcagttcagtatctcaACAGTTCAGTAATCATGAATTCATTCAATTTAGTATGCAAGTCTTAATGAAAGTTCATGTTTCTACTAGACCCGTTTAAGGTCCGAAGTTAGTAGAAGTTGCAGCCAGGAccttcattcgaggacgaatgattccaagggggagataatgtaacaccccgtaaaaactcggcttaggtatgaatgagttaaaggagtagtaaggaTATATTTTGATCATGTGAAGTCtcatcgggatgattatgggtgaaaatagttatttcaaaatcaagatggaaagtgaggtgcataagatttgacaaaatcgactaagtttgcagaaggttcGTATTCCATCAGAGTTTAGTGAAAATCTGTAAGTAATTTGGGAAAACTCAAAGAATAAAAGTTATAGGTCtttgaaatatctttccaacaatatattgtaGAATCCAAACAGAGATACGTACAAAAAGTTATGCCCATTCTACAGAGAGGTGTGCAACCACCACGGTCCTGCCGCGTTTTACTGCGGCCGCGGTGGCGAGGGAGTGTCTCAGCGATTTACCATGGTCGAGACCACGGCCGCGCCAATCGGGATGCGGTGGACGACTTGGAAAGTCATTTTTAGCCCTATTTCGTCCCCCACAGCCCCAatacataaaaac belongs to Nicotiana tabacum cultivar K326 chromosome 6, ASM71507v2, whole genome shotgun sequence and includes:
- the LOC142182210 gene encoding uncharacterized protein LOC142182210, with product MIKLGDFEPIDVSKPLLHPMSYKLIVEERSQEKGEYRDDQTDDEGWILVTRRRCCKTNSQRESNKQLTRVKIVKKPKKKMMKKNWKKAKMAENHYQRLRCPVTLEDPRAFYEYIKALCCKIDEEETKNEDPSLLPPPLPEQLTGNSEEVDICNAKITFTNDDILLGETHHNLPLFMVGFVREQRISRILIDDGFGVNIHPIRTVKELGIPMNELCESCLMIQGFNQGGQRVIRAIKLEINMGDLHSSGVEKKIVADDKPFTEAESNFADEKFYLKNYVSKEGNINDVMWTKSVVKKVDITTSKEKITVEKDQVLHDRNKMNESSSSKKVTLVLRYVPKARKVEDLSSELQGFVKSSSHNSLLNIALSAKRKNEGFDPNAYKLLAKARYDPNEPSKLGKLPPEASNPTQKIMMEKGYPLKQSRERLGYKQPPPICISIKRASCNYITAKEVSMMLNKKPSVFDQLTKPRTSVFDRLGPLKKENKRHGSDRRIGAPIFAKKEILTTDCPSLIPSRMSVGSSYHITIHDEQNASSYTEVEEKCLDIHVCHHISFNDGDPQEDKDAKDAPLELEEGVKTTVDALKKVNLGVVEDPKPTYVSASLTNDKEGKYIKLLKELKDVFAWSYKEIPGLDPKVVAHHLAVRRVNKLIEAGFVREVKYPTWISSIVPVRKKNGQIRVCVDFRDLNNACPKDEFPLPIPEFMIDAMTGYEAISFMDGSSGYNQIRMASKDEELTAFRTSKGIYCYKVMPFGLKNAGATYQRAMQNIFDDMLHKNVECYVDDFVVKSRKKYGHLQDLRMVFERLRRYQLRMNPLKCAFGVTSGKFLGFIVRHRGIEIDQAKVDAILKMPEPKDIHELKRLTRNAFESIKSYLMKPLVLAAPIPGKPLILFISAQERSVGALLAQGNSEGKENALYYLSRMMPTNELKYSPIEKLCLALVFSIQKLKHYFHAHIVRLVSRANPIKFVMSKPVLSDRLVRWYLQFQQFEIMYVPQKAVKGQALADFLADHPIPDD